The following proteins come from a genomic window of Dongia rigui:
- a CDS encoding dimethylsulfoniopropionate demethylase, with translation MPSPTPRPILAISRRTRSTPFTPRVEASGVQGYTVYNHMLLPTAFRSVEADYQHLKTHVQVWDVGCERQVEVKGPDAARLVQMMTPRDLSKAKIGQCLYAPLVDADGMLLNDPVILKLAEDRFWISVADSDVLLWTKGLAFGRGLDVVVSEPDVWPLAIQGPKAEVLASRIFGEEVRGIGFFRFRTLTFHGHPLIVARSGWSKQGGFEIYLDRADLGLPLWDACMTAGADLDVGPGCPNLIERIESGLLSYGNDMTIANNPLECGLDKYCQLDSATSCIGRDALRRIAAEGAARKIMGLRLEGGAPPACVAPWPVRVEDKKVGIVTSAAYSPDFGASLAFAMLERGHWEPGGVVVVETPAGLRRGVISPLPFARS, from the coding sequence ATGCCGTCGCCCACCCCGCGCCCCATTCTCGCCATCTCGCGGCGCACGCGATCGACGCCTTTCACGCCGCGCGTCGAGGCTTCGGGTGTCCAGGGCTATACCGTCTACAACCACATGCTGCTGCCGACCGCCTTCCGCTCGGTCGAGGCCGATTACCAGCATCTCAAAACCCATGTGCAGGTCTGGGATGTGGGCTGCGAGCGACAGGTTGAGGTCAAAGGACCGGATGCCGCGCGACTGGTGCAAATGATGACACCGCGCGATCTTTCCAAAGCAAAGATCGGGCAATGTCTTTACGCCCCGCTGGTCGACGCAGACGGCATGCTGCTCAACGATCCGGTCATCCTGAAACTGGCCGAGGATCGTTTCTGGATATCGGTTGCGGATTCGGACGTGCTGCTGTGGACCAAGGGACTGGCCTTTGGCCGCGGGCTTGACGTCGTGGTCAGCGAGCCGGATGTGTGGCCGCTGGCCATCCAGGGACCGAAGGCGGAAGTTCTCGCGAGCCGCATCTTCGGCGAGGAGGTGCGCGGCATCGGCTTCTTCCGCTTCCGTACCCTCACCTTTCACGGGCACCCGCTGATCGTTGCGCGGTCGGGTTGGAGCAAGCAAGGCGGCTTCGAAATCTATCTCGACCGTGCCGATCTGGGGCTGCCCTTGTGGGATGCCTGCATGACAGCAGGCGCTGATCTCGACGTCGGCCCGGGCTGCCCCAATCTCATTGAGCGCATCGAAAGCGGCCTTCTCTCCTATGGCAATGACATGACAATCGCCAACAACCCGCTGGAATGCGGCCTTGATAAATACTGTCAGTTGGATTCCGCCACGTCCTGCATCGGTCGCGACGCCCTGCGCCGCATCGCGGCTGAGGGTGCTGCACGAAAAATCATGGGCCTGCGCCTGGAGGGTGGCGCGCCGCCGGCCTGTGTCGCGCCGTGGCCTGTCCGCGTCGAGGACAAAAAGGTCGGCATCGTGACGTCCGCAGCCTATTCGCCCGATTTTGGCGCCAGCCTGGCCTTTGCGATGCTGGAACGCGGCCATTGGGAGCCGGGCGGCGTGGTTGTGGTCGAGACACCGGCCGGCCTGCGGCGCGGTGTGATATCGCCCCTGCCCTTCGCCAGATCGTAG
- a CDS encoding phosphoglycerate kinase, with the protein MPQFRTLDDLQLAGRRVLVRCDLNVPMKDGKVTDATRIERSAATLKELSSKGAKVIILSHFGRPKGKRAAEFSLKPLVEPLAKALGRHVAFAEDCIGKAAEDVVASLKDGEVALLENLRFHDAEEANDKSFAAALAQLGDIYVNDAFSCAHRAHASTEGIAHLLPAAAGRLMQEELDHLGAALEKPQRPVTALVGGAKVSTKLDLLGNLVTKVDRLVIGGGMANTFLFAQGIEVGKSLAERDLADTARDILKKAKAANCTIVLPIDAVVAGEFKAGAANKVVDVKAVPSDQMILDVGPKSIAEINRHLDESKTLVWNGPLGAFEIDPFDKGTVAVAKHAAALSKAKKLLSVAGGGDTVAALAHAGAEGDFSYISTAGGAFLEWLEGKELPGVTALNVTALKS; encoded by the coding sequence ATGCCCCAGTTCCGCACCCTTGACGACCTTCAACTCGCGGGCCGGCGCGTGCTCGTGCGCTGCGACCTCAATGTGCCGATGAAGGACGGCAAGGTGACGGATGCAACCCGCATCGAGCGCTCCGCCGCCACGCTGAAGGAATTGTCGTCGAAGGGCGCCAAGGTCATCATCCTGTCGCATTTCGGCCGGCCGAAGGGAAAGCGCGCGGCGGAGTTCTCGCTCAAGCCGCTGGTCGAGCCGTTGGCGAAGGCCTTGGGCAGACACGTCGCCTTCGCCGAGGATTGCATCGGCAAGGCGGCCGAGGACGTGGTGGCCAGCCTCAAGGACGGCGAGGTGGCGCTCCTGGAGAACCTGCGCTTCCACGATGCCGAGGAAGCCAATGACAAGAGCTTCGCGGCAGCCCTGGCCCAGCTTGGCGACATCTATGTGAACGATGCCTTTTCCTGCGCCCACCGCGCCCATGCCTCGACGGAAGGCATCGCGCATCTGCTGCCGGCGGCGGCCGGCCGGTTGATGCAGGAGGAACTCGATCATCTGGGGGCGGCCCTTGAAAAGCCACAGCGGCCGGTGACGGCGCTGGTGGGCGGGGCCAAGGTTTCGACCAAGCTCGACCTTCTCGGCAATCTGGTCACCAAGGTCGATCGGCTGGTGATCGGCGGCGGCATGGCCAACACCTTCCTCTTTGCCCAAGGGATCGAGGTCGGGAAGTCGCTGGCCGAACGGGATCTCGCCGACACGGCGCGCGACATTCTGAAAAAAGCCAAGGCCGCCAATTGCACCATCGTTCTGCCGATCGACGCGGTTGTCGCCGGCGAATTCAAAGCCGGTGCCGCCAACAAAGTTGTCGATGTGAAGGCCGTGCCAAGCGACCAGATGATTCTGGATGTGGGGCCGAAATCGATCGCCGAGATCAACCGGCATCTCGATGAATCGAAGACGCTGGTCTGGAACGGCCCCTTGGGTGCCTTCGAAATCGACCCCTTCGACAAGGGCACCGTCGCGGTCGCCAAACATGCGGCGGCGCTGTCGAAAGCAAAGAAGCTGCTGTCGGTGGCAGGCGGCGGCGATACCGTGGCGGCGCTCGCCCATGCCGGGGCGGAGGGCGACTTCTCCTACATCTCGACGGCCGGCGGCGCCTTTCTCGAATGGCTCGAAGGCAAGGAATTGCCAGGCGTGACAGCACTCAACGTGACGGCGCTCAAATCATGA
- a CDS encoding cupin domain-containing protein codes for MPTPISTQDMAWEEWTDIPNFTGRYKHLTRAATGSDYHVGMAIEELPPGMRSVPFHYHILEEEHLFILEGRVTLRLGMARYEMSPGDYVCFPAGQKAGHCLINEGDATCRYVVIGERNPNEVCVYPDSNKVLVRALERSVLDLSARRHYWDGEDTGLPAGQRSQASPAPALQSADRPHPPINMRDIAWEDQQIDARFGGQAKHLTMAAVGRSYHVGVMIEAPGPGQRLAPRHYHMVEEEQALILEGEVRLLLGDRQHDLKPGDYVFFPAGVEIGHSFMNIGSGPCRYLMVGERSPHDVCVYPDSNKMALNALRSEDCVFDMAARRRYWDGEAKT; via the coding sequence ATGCCAACGCCCATCTCGACCCAAGACATGGCATGGGAGGAATGGACTGACATCCCGAACTTTACCGGCCGCTATAAGCACCTGACGCGCGCTGCGACCGGGAGCGACTATCATGTCGGCATGGCGATCGAGGAATTGCCGCCAGGCATGCGCAGTGTACCGTTTCACTATCACATTCTGGAGGAAGAGCATCTCTTCATCCTGGAAGGCAGGGTGACCTTGCGCCTCGGCATGGCGCGATACGAGATGTCGCCCGGCGATTACGTCTGCTTTCCGGCGGGGCAGAAGGCCGGGCATTGCCTCATCAATGAGGGCGACGCAACCTGCCGCTACGTCGTCATCGGTGAGCGCAACCCGAACGAGGTCTGCGTCTATCCCGATTCGAACAAGGTCCTGGTGCGCGCGCTGGAACGGAGCGTGCTCGATCTTTCCGCGCGCCGTCACTATTGGGATGGCGAGGACACCGGCCTGCCGGCAGGACAAAGATCGCAGGCATCGCCGGCGCCCGCTTTGCAATCAGCTGATAGACCGCATCCGCCGATCAACATGCGCGATATCGCCTGGGAAGATCAGCAGATCGACGCGCGTTTCGGCGGCCAGGCGAAGCACCTGACCATGGCGGCCGTCGGACGCAGCTACCATGTCGGCGTCATGATCGAGGCGCCGGGTCCGGGCCAGCGTTTGGCACCACGCCACTATCACATGGTGGAAGAGGAGCAGGCGCTGATCCTGGAGGGCGAGGTGCGCCTGCTGCTGGGCGACAGGCAGCACGACCTCAAGCCTGGCGACTATGTCTTCTTTCCGGCGGGGGTCGAGATCGGCCATTCCTTCATGAATATCGGCAGCGGCCCCTGCCGTTATCTGATGGTCGGCGAACGCAGCCCGCATGATGTCTGCGTGTACCCCGATTCCAACAAGATGGCGTTGAACGCCCTGCGCAGCGAGGATTGCGTCTTTGATATGGCGGCCCGCCGCCGCTATTGGGACGGCGAGGCGAAGACTTAA
- a CDS encoding AzlD domain-containing protein — MSSAWWFILVGALVTYAWRGAGVALSGRIDPNSALMRWTSCVAYALLAGLIARLIVSPQGAVAATALWMRLSAAGVAVIVYLLCRRSIPFGVAAGAGWLMLMSALVP, encoded by the coding sequence ATGTCGAGCGCGTGGTGGTTCATCCTGGTGGGCGCTCTGGTCACCTATGCCTGGCGCGGGGCGGGCGTGGCCCTTTCCGGCCGCATCGATCCCAATTCGGCCCTGATGCGCTGGACCTCCTGCGTCGCCTATGCGTTGCTTGCCGGCCTCATCGCCCGCCTCATCGTCTCGCCGCAAGGTGCCGTTGCCGCAACGGCGCTGTGGATGCGCCTCAGCGCGGCGGGGGTGGCGGTCATTGTCTATCTGCTGTGCCGCCGCTCGATCCCCTTTGGTGTCGCGGCAGGGGCCGGCTGGTTGATGCTGATGAGCGCGCTCGTCCCTTAA
- a CDS encoding AzlC family ABC transporter permease, with protein sequence MTPQGVLAYLARAMTTPLPDTTASAAWTEDFGSPQGAYRAAMRAAIGAPALVLGASYVGFGAFVHQSGLTLLQGLGSTVTGWALPGQIALVEIFAVGGSILAAAIAVGLANARLLPMVVTLLPILRQGDGPAKPRLIHYIAAHFIALTGWAVAMQRAPDMPPEQRLPFFLGFTTVIWSATVLATALGFFLVGVLPTPVTLGLVFLNPLYFMLLFAGDLVRKERGLALVIGAVTGPLFHLVSPEWGLLVTGIGGGTVAFLIIQRGRA encoded by the coding sequence GTGACGCCGCAAGGTGTCCTCGCCTATCTTGCCCGCGCCATGACCACACCCCTTCCCGATACGACCGCCAGCGCCGCTTGGACCGAGGATTTCGGCTCGCCCCAGGGTGCCTATCGCGCCGCCATGCGCGCGGCCATTGGCGCGCCGGCCCTGGTGCTGGGGGCAAGCTATGTCGGTTTCGGCGCTTTCGTGCATCAGTCGGGCCTCACCCTGTTGCAAGGATTGGGCTCCACCGTCACCGGCTGGGCGCTGCCTGGCCAGATCGCCCTGGTCGAGATCTTCGCCGTGGGCGGGTCGATCCTCGCTGCCGCCATCGCCGTGGGTCTTGCCAATGCGCGCCTGCTGCCGATGGTGGTGACACTTCTCCCTATCCTGCGCCAGGGCGATGGCCCCGCGAAGCCACGGCTCATCCATTATATCGCCGCCCATTTCATCGCGCTGACCGGCTGGGCGGTCGCCATGCAGCGCGCGCCTGACATGCCGCCCGAGCAGCGCCTGCCCTTCTTCCTCGGCTTCACGACGGTGATCTGGTCGGCGACGGTGCTGGCGACGGCCTTGGGGTTCTTCCTGGTGGGCGTGCTGCCGACACCCGTGACGCTGGGCCTCGTCTTTCTCAACCCGCTCTATTTCATGCTGCTCTTTGCCGGCGACCTGGTGCGCAAGGAACGCGGCCTTGCCTTGGTTATCGGCGCCGTGACGGGGCCACTGTTCCATCTCGTCAGTCCCGAATGGGGATTGCTGGTGACTGGCATCGGCGGTGGTACCGTGGCCTTTCTCATCATCCAGCGCGGGCGGGCCTGA
- a CDS encoding NUDIX hydrolase — translation MPTSKDPSFAAIIPEGDNRLRQVCTDCGFVAYENPKVVVGAVVTLGEKILLCRRAINPRKGFWTLPAGFMELHESAETGAAREALEEANAKIEIEALLAAYTIPRLSQVQLIYRARLIDPAISAGVESLEVGLFDYADIPWDELAFPSVNWALTQFASVRHLSVFPAFGNPPGETGDHHP, via the coding sequence ATGCCGACCAGCAAAGACCCCAGTTTTGCAGCGATCATACCGGAAGGTGACAACCGGCTGCGCCAGGTCTGCACCGATTGCGGCTTCGTCGCCTATGAGAACCCGAAGGTCGTCGTCGGTGCCGTGGTGACTTTGGGCGAGAAGATCCTGCTGTGCCGCCGCGCCATCAATCCGCGAAAAGGCTTCTGGACCCTGCCGGCGGGCTTCATGGAACTGCATGAAAGCGCCGAAACAGGTGCCGCGCGCGAGGCGCTTGAAGAGGCCAATGCGAAGATCGAGATCGAGGCGCTGCTCGCCGCCTATACCATCCCGCGCCTTTCCCAGGTGCAGCTCATCTACCGCGCCCGCCTCATCGACCCGGCGATCAGCGCAGGCGTCGAGAGCCTGGAAGTGGGGCTCTTCGACTATGCCGACATTCCCTGGGACGAGCTCGCCTTTCCATCGGTCAACTGGGCGCTCACCCAATTCGCCAGCGTGCGGCATCTCAGCGTCTTTCCCGCCTTCGGCAACCCACCGGGCGAAACCGGGGACCATCATCCTTGA
- a CDS encoding GNAT family N-acetyltransferase: MSVDAVLNWRVERLCHHAWPSLDEERHGDWVFRFSNGLSRRGNSANPLGPEADDVSAMLQAADAAYPRHGLPVLVRVPALLDASVERDLSARGFASEGETLTLYCDLPPGHMRRDPDVLIAPAPTEDWLQRIWALKDLSAKDRATYRAIVAALDVPSAFMALNIGGALVAMGFVAIDDRLLCIESLITDPAHRGQGHAKRLVGAMLAFGITQGVEGACLQVVADNEPAIRLYRGMGFSRELYRYRYWRSAP, encoded by the coding sequence TTGAGCGTTGATGCGGTGTTGAACTGGCGCGTCGAGCGCCTCTGCCACCATGCCTGGCCGTCTCTCGATGAAGAGAGGCATGGCGATTGGGTATTCCGCTTTTCGAACGGCCTCAGCCGCCGCGGCAATTCGGCGAACCCGCTGGGACCGGAGGCCGATGACGTTTCCGCCATGCTGCAAGCGGCGGATGCGGCCTACCCGCGCCATGGATTGCCGGTGCTGGTGCGCGTGCCAGCATTGCTCGATGCCAGCGTCGAACGAGACCTCTCCGCGCGCGGCTTCGCCTCGGAAGGCGAGACGCTGACGCTTTATTGCGATCTGCCGCCAGGGCATATGCGGCGCGACCCGGATGTCCTGATCGCCCCGGCGCCGACGGAAGATTGGCTGCAGCGGATCTGGGCCTTGAAAGACCTCAGTGCCAAGGACCGCGCGACCTATCGCGCCATCGTCGCCGCACTCGATGTTCCATCTGCCTTCATGGCACTCAATATCGGCGGCGCGCTGGTGGCGATGGGGTTCGTTGCGATCGACGATCGGCTGCTGTGCATCGAATCGCTCATCACCGATCCGGCGCATCGCGGGCAAGGCCATGCCAAGCGCCTGGTGGGCGCCATGCTCGCCTTCGGCATCACCCAGGGTGTCGAGGGTGCCTGTCTGCAGGTCGTCGCTGACAATGAACCCGCGATCCGCCTCTATCGCGGCATGGGATTTTCGCGCGAGCTCTATCGGTACCGGTATTGGCGATCTGCCCCGTGA
- the hrpB gene encoding ATP-dependent helicase HrpB has translation MIARFDPLLPIAEVLAEIGRALEAGPNLVLEAPPGAGKTTQVPLALLDASWRGDGKIILLEPRRLAARGAAHRLAAHLDEAVGETAGYRVRLDRKIGPKTRIECVTTGLFLRQLQGDPELKGVAALIFDEFHERSVEADLALAFALEAQASLRPDLRLVVMSATLDGAAIAALMPTARRITSEGRAFPVTTHHLGDDSATWIEKQMAAAIRRALADEAEGDVLAFLPGLGEIRRTERELGGLADAIVLPLHGDLPLSDQDRAIQPDPQGRRKIVLATSIAESSLTIQGIRIVIDSGQRRVARFDPATGMTRLTTTKVSLANADQRRGRAGRLGPGTCYRLWSANSERALAPQPAPEIIEIDLAPLALELAAWGIDDPSNLPLLDPPPAAALAQARELLRELGALDPSHRITAHGRAMAELGLHPRLAHMLLIAKSRGLGALACDIAAILTERDIIGGPGRSADLGERLELLQSGGGDRGARARIQQAAKDWRRQLGIAAERDGSRSEAGSIVALAYPDRLAQQRGGKGQYRLASGRGAELALDDPLSRESYLAVATLDAGQKSARIYLAAPISLAEIEVDFASLITSAEQVAWNAREEFVEAKRERRLLALVLEEKPLQKPDPDLLRAATLDGIRQMGLDVLPWSNTARTLRARVAFLRRVLPEKDWPDWSDDALLASLPDWLGPHLTGMSRRAHLDRLDLHAALTDSLDWQQRQALEQLAPTHLDVPSGSRVPLDYETAEQPVLAVRLQEMFGATETPRIAGGRAPVLLHLLSPARRPVQVTQDLASFWKGAYKAVKSDLKGQYPKHYWPDDPLIAEPTARAKPRPR, from the coding sequence ATGATCGCGCGTTTTGATCCCCTTTTGCCTATTGCCGAGGTGCTGGCCGAGATCGGCCGGGCGCTCGAGGCCGGCCCCAATCTGGTGCTGGAAGCCCCGCCCGGCGCCGGCAAGACGACGCAGGTCCCCTTGGCCCTGCTCGATGCCTCCTGGCGCGGCGACGGCAAGATCATCCTCCTCGAACCGCGGCGCCTCGCCGCCCGCGGTGCCGCACATCGCCTGGCAGCACATCTCGATGAAGCGGTCGGCGAAACCGCCGGCTACCGCGTGCGGCTGGATCGGAAGATTGGCCCGAAGACACGGATCGAATGTGTCACCACCGGTCTCTTCCTGCGGCAGCTGCAGGGCGACCCGGAGCTCAAGGGTGTGGCGGCGCTCATCTTCGACGAGTTCCACGAACGCAGCGTCGAAGCGGATCTTGCCTTGGCCTTCGCTCTCGAAGCGCAAGCGAGCCTCAGGCCGGATCTCCGCCTTGTCGTCATGTCGGCGACCCTTGATGGTGCGGCGATCGCTGCTCTGATGCCGACGGCGCGCCGCATCACCAGCGAAGGCCGCGCCTTCCCGGTGACCACGCATCACTTAGGAGATGACAGCGCCACCTGGATCGAGAAGCAGATGGCCGCCGCCATCCGCCGCGCGCTCGCCGACGAAGCCGAGGGCGACGTCCTGGCCTTCCTGCCGGGTCTTGGCGAGATCCGCCGCACCGAGCGTGAACTGGGTGGCTTAGCGGATGCCATCGTGCTGCCGCTTCATGGCGACCTGCCGCTCTCTGACCAGGACCGGGCGATCCAGCCGGACCCGCAGGGCCGCCGCAAGATCGTGCTGGCGACCAGCATCGCCGAAAGCTCGCTCACCATCCAGGGCATCCGCATCGTCATCGACAGCGGGCAGCGCCGTGTCGCGCGCTTCGATCCGGCCACCGGCATGACGCGGCTGACGACCACGAAAGTATCACTCGCCAATGCCGATCAGCGGCGGGGTCGCGCCGGTCGCTTGGGGCCGGGCACGTGCTATCGCCTGTGGAGCGCCAACAGCGAACGAGCGCTCGCGCCGCAGCCAGCCCCCGAGATTATCGAGATCGACCTTGCCCCGCTGGCCTTGGAGCTTGCCGCCTGGGGCATCGACGACCCGTCGAACTTGCCCTTGCTCGACCCGCCGCCCGCCGCCGCCCTGGCGCAGGCGCGTGAACTGCTGCGCGAATTGGGGGCGCTTGACCCGTCGCACCGCATCACGGCGCATGGTCGCGCCATGGCGGAACTGGGCCTCCATCCACGTTTGGCACATATGCTGCTGATCGCAAAATCGCGCGGGCTGGGCGCTTTGGCCTGCGACATCGCGGCGATTCTCACTGAGCGTGACATCATCGGCGGCCCCGGCCGCAGTGCTGATCTTGGCGAACGACTGGAGTTGCTGCAATCGGGTGGCGGCGATCGTGGCGCCCGTGCCCGCATCCAGCAAGCGGCCAAGGATTGGCGCCGGCAACTCGGCATCGCCGCCGAACGCGATGGCAGCCGCAGCGAGGCCGGCAGCATCGTGGCGCTTGCTTATCCTGACCGCCTGGCGCAGCAGCGTGGCGGCAAGGGGCAGTACCGCCTCGCTTCAGGTCGCGGCGCTGAACTGGCCCTCGATGATCCGCTGTCACGCGAATCCTATCTTGCCGTGGCGACGCTCGATGCCGGGCAGAAATCGGCCCGCATCTATCTTGCCGCGCCCATTTCGCTGGCCGAGATCGAAGTGGATTTCGCGAGCCTCATCACGAGCGCCGAGCAGGTCGCGTGGAATGCGCGCGAGGAATTCGTCGAGGCCAAACGCGAAAGGCGGCTGCTTGCCTTGGTGCTCGAAGAAAAACCGCTGCAGAAGCCGGATCCGGATCTGTTGCGCGCGGCGACGCTGGACGGCATCCGACAGATGGGGCTCGACGTTCTGCCCTGGAGCAACACGGCGCGAACGCTGCGCGCGCGTGTCGCCTTCCTGCGCCGCGTGCTGCCGGAAAAGGATTGGCCCGATTGGTCCGACGATGCGTTGCTGGCATCGCTGCCCGATTGGCTGGGGCCGCATCTTACCGGCATGTCGCGCCGCGCCCATCTCGACCGGCTGGATCTGCATGCAGCCCTTACCGACAGCCTCGACTGGCAGCAGCGCCAGGCGCTGGAGCAATTGGCGCCGACGCATCTCGACGTTCCCTCCGGCTCGCGCGTGCCGCTGGATTACGAGACGGCCGAACAGCCGGTGCTGGCCGTGCGCCTTCAGGAAATGTTCGGCGCCACCGAAACGCCGCGCATCGCCGGCGGGCGGGCACCGGTGCTGCTGCATCTTCTCTCACCCGCGCGCCGCCCGGTCCAGGTGACCCAGGACCTCGCCAGTTTCTGGAAGGGCGCCTACAAGGCGGTGAAATCCGACCTCAAGGGCCAGTATCCGAAACATTACTGGCCGGACGACCCGCTCATCGCCGAACCGACGGCCCGCGCGAAGCCACGGCCGCGGTAG
- a CDS encoding response regulator transcription factor yields the protein MRLLLIEDNDRLSEFLEKGLSDAGFAVDRAGTFAEAAAAFDASHFDAVILDLGLPDGDGLTLLKDRRSGGDRTPVLILTARDGLSDRVGGLNAGADDYLAKPFAMEELVARVKALLRRPGAALGVQLTLGNICLDTAGPSFMIDGRTATLTRRELALMEILLRRPGKVIARGAIEEGLYSFSDEVGSNALEVLVSRLRKKLGGLGADINLHTVRGVGYMVMEPAN from the coding sequence ATGCGCCTGCTCCTGATCGAAGACAATGACCGCCTGTCGGAATTCCTGGAAAAGGGCCTCAGCGATGCGGGCTTTGCGGTCGACCGGGCCGGCACGTTTGCCGAGGCGGCGGCCGCTTTCGATGCCAGCCATTTCGATGCCGTGATCCTGGATCTCGGCCTCCCCGATGGCGACGGCCTGACCTTGCTCAAAGACCGCCGGTCGGGGGGCGACCGCACGCCGGTCTTGATCCTCACCGCCCGCGACGGCTTGTCCGACCGGGTGGGCGGACTCAACGCCGGTGCCGATGATTACCTCGCCAAGCCCTTCGCCATGGAGGAATTGGTGGCGCGCGTCAAAGCGCTGTTGCGCCGCCCGGGTGCTGCCCTGGGCGTGCAGCTGACGCTTGGCAACATCTGTCTCGACACCGCCGGTCCCAGTTTCATGATCGATGGGCGTACCGCGACACTGACCCGCCGCGAATTGGCGCTGATGGAGATTCTTCTGCGCCGCCCCGGCAAGGTGATCGCCCGCGGCGCCATCGAGGAGGGGCTCTACAGCTTCAGCGACGAGGTGGGCTCCAACGCTTTGGAAGTGCTGGTATCGCGCTTGCGCAAGAAGCTGGGCGGGCTGGGGGCGGACATCAACCTTCACACCGTGCGCGGCGTCGGCTACATGGTGATGGAACCCGCCAACTAG
- a CDS encoding sensor histidine kinase: MQSRLTVRLLGVFIFAFLLTGLATFLLSRTDDTELPTDSLLGYIDFITPKIVLRPNGEFTVADLTLYDEKAYILRRPDGSEIERGGNKDTLAAIETLSAARSVTTMPTGSYTLTWLIDKKTEDNIYLISVPLVVQGRPLILEFADIDTPTDSGLYALAYEWLGEFVPVGVPLLLVLVVALTLSLRSALRPLEHLRRLAARIGPQQTGLRLPTDDLPSELQSPVLAINRALDRLDHGFQAQRDFLADAAHELRTPLAILSAHLDTLPRSQGSDGQGTDALKSDVERMTRLVNQLLLVAQLESLTIDASETADLSDIAIDLAALFAPLAIRRQRSVGVSGAEQPVIVRGNRDAIHQALRNLVENALRFTPPGTEVEITVDQDGGVSVSDHGPGVPADEREVLFRRFWQGKRRRPRDSQGRDSSSSGGAGLGLAIAQRLAETHGGSLRIGDNPGGGARFTLMLRKVSGKPTPLSLAAPMPLG; the protein is encoded by the coding sequence TTGCAATCGCGACTCACCGTGCGCCTGCTCGGTGTGTTCATCTTTGCCTTCCTCCTCACCGGTCTTGCCACCTTCCTGCTGTCGCGCACCGACGATACCGAGCTGCCGACCGACAGCCTGCTGGGCTACATCGATTTCATCACGCCCAAGATCGTGCTGCGGCCGAACGGCGAATTCACCGTCGCTGACCTGACGCTTTACGATGAGAAGGCCTATATTCTGCGCCGGCCCGACGGCAGCGAGATTGAGCGTGGCGGCAACAAGGATACGCTGGCGGCCATCGAAACGCTGTCGGCGGCCCGCAGCGTCACGACGATGCCCACCGGCAGCTACACCCTGACCTGGCTCATCGACAAGAAGACCGAGGACAACATCTATCTGATCTCGGTCCCGCTCGTCGTCCAGGGCCGGCCCCTGATCCTGGAATTTGCCGACATCGACACGCCAACCGATTCCGGCCTTTATGCCTTGGCCTATGAATGGCTGGGTGAATTCGTGCCCGTCGGCGTACCGCTGCTCCTCGTGCTGGTTGTGGCGCTGACGCTGTCGCTGCGCTCGGCCCTGCGGCCGCTTGAGCATCTGCGGCGGCTTGCCGCCCGCATCGGCCCGCAGCAGACGGGCTTGCGCCTGCCGACGGATGACCTGCCTTCGGAACTGCAATCGCCGGTGCTCGCCATCAACCGCGCGCTCGACCGCCTCGATCATGGCTTCCAGGCGCAGCGCGACTTCCTGGCTGATGCAGCGCATGAATTGCGCACGCCGCTTGCCATTCTTTCTGCGCATCTTGATACCCTGCCACGCAGCCAGGGCAGCGATGGCCAGGGAACAGATGCGCTTAAGAGCGATGTCGAGCGCATGACGCGGCTGGTCAACCAGCTGCTGCTGGTGGCACAACTCGAATCACTGACCATCGATGCCAGCGAAACGGCCGATCTCTCGGATATCGCCATCGACCTTGCGGCCCTCTTCGCGCCGCTTGCCATCCGGCGCCAGCGCAGCGTGGGGGTGAGCGGTGCCGAGCAGCCGGTCATCGTGCGCGGCAATCGCGACGCCATCCATCAGGCGCTCCGCAACCTGGTCGAGAACGCCCTGCGCTTTACGCCGCCCGGCACCGAGGTGGAGATCACCGTCGACCAGGATGGCGGCGTCTCGGTCAGCGATCACGGCCCCGGCGTGCCGGCAGATGAGCGTGAAGTCCTCTTTCGCCGCTTCTGGCAAGGGAAGCGCCGGCGCCCGCGCGACAGCCAGGGGCGCGACAGCAGCAGCAGCGGTGGCGCCGGGCTTGGCCTTGCCATCGCCCAGCGCCTTGCTGAAACCCATGGCGGGTCGCTGCGCATCGGCGACAATCCGGGCGGCGGTGCCCGCTTTACCCTGATGCTGAGGAAGGTCAGCGGCAAACCGACGCCTTTGTCGCTGGCCGCGCCGATGCCCCTCGGATAG